A stretch of DNA from Oncorhynchus keta strain PuntledgeMale-10-30-2019 chromosome 17, Oket_V2, whole genome shotgun sequence:
GTTTAAAACCTGACGGAGGCCCTCCGACTCCCATCCAATCAATGTTTTCCCTCTGAACTGCAGAACAGTATGGATTTCTTGCATAATTAGGCTGAGAATCACTGGTTGGTTCTGATAATCTGTAGTCCTCTCCACCAGTTTCTGCTTTGATATTTGCAGTTGAGGTGCTGGGTAGAgagtctctctcttcttttccctcATTCTGGGCTTGATAAAGATATGAGTGCCGAGTTGGGTCTTCACAGTCAGGTTCCATAAAGGCATTAGTGAATATGGAGTCTTTGGTATCATCTTCCAGCTCTTGAAGCTGTTCTTCCCATTGACTGGTCCTGagttcctcctgttcctcctttATCTGTGTAGGCTCTGGGTCCTCTTGTCCGAGACTGGGGCTCCACTCCTGCACACACTGCTGCTGCTCAGGGGGAACCTGTTCCGAGACTGACTGTTGGAGGATGTCTAGAAGCAAGTAGAAAGGAAGGATGAGATATAGAAAACATGTAAGCCTACAATAGAGTAGGCATTAACTCCGCCATTGCTCGTTGGCCAAAGCCTATGGGTGaaattaatgttttttttgtatGTACCTGTAAAAGCTGATGTGATATTTTCTATCCACTTTCATACAATAACGGTTGAATAGACAAACGTAATCCCAAACCTGCTCTGTTTAGCTTGATGAGAGCGATTTCAAGCTGCCTCTGGAGACGGTCATTTTCCTCATTTGAACGGGAAACTTCTTCTGCTATCGTTTTTTCAACTGCCCATAATATCTCCTCAGCAGCAGTTCTTAATCGCTCATTGAGAAACACTCTTAACAGCTGTATTTTAGACATTTTAGATTACGTTTAGTAGCTTCCGAAGTAGCTAGTTCCTGGATTCTGTCCGTTTCCGCGGGCAACCTCATCTGGTAGGAGGTAACACATTTGGATTTATCACCTCCTGCTGGAGTGGAGTACGAGAAGATAGGTTCAGTTTATGGAAATATTTTCCAATACAAAATGTACCCCATGACATATCCTATATTGTCTGAAATAT
This window harbors:
- the LOC118395761 gene encoding zinc finger protein with KRAB and SCAN domains 8-like, translating into MSKIQLLRVFLNERLRTAAEEILWAVEKTIAEEVSRSNEENDRLQRQLEIALIKLNRADILQQSVSEQVPPEQQQCVQEWSPSLGQEDPEPTQIKEEQEELRTSQWEEQLQELEDDTKDSIFTNAFMEPDCEDPTRHSYLYQAQNEGKEERDSLPSTSTANIKAETGGEDYRLSEPTSDSQPNYARNPYCSAVQRENIDWMGVGGPPSGFKPVKSKKRWTGKRQSSHMNTKGRKSTESSDLKSPRQRDNAPCRCKVCGKSFQYMGSLMKHVQTHTNEKEHICGVCGKCFESTESMKHHIQTHIADRMCCHVCSKCFTSNRDLIVHMRTHTGDKPYQCSDCGKEFSVRNSLKRHMKIHAGGKGYSCSHCDKCFSTSFRLTFHMMRSHRGEIIQVSCM